The DNA window CAGAAAGTAATTCTTCTACAAGTACTAAAGTTGTAAAAATTACTGATAAAAATTTAGGGATACAAGTTCAGAGTCCTAACAAGAATCTTGCAAAAAAGTCAACTTCTCAAGATGCTGAACAGCAATTGATTAAATCTTTCAGTGACAACAAACGTGAACCTGAATTAGGAATGCGCATGATGACAAGATCATCAGgcacaaacaataaaataactgTCAAAGACACACAACAGCAGCCAAAAGCCACAAAAAATAAGGAAGTGTGCCAGAAAAAGTCAGCACAAGACATTCCTAAGCCAAGATGCATCATTACACCAGATGAGCAACTAACCAGGCGATCACATAGATTGCAGCAGTTATCAGATATGTCAGCAAGATCCCTTCGTAATAGTGAATTTAAAGAAGGAAAAGCTTCAGAAGTGCAACAGGGCACTCAAACAAAAGGATGTATTCAGGGTACTAGAGTTGAAACAGTTAAACCTCTTAAACAGAAAACtgaacagaaaaatacaaaaacaaaatcaaattttaTAAGTGGAGATGAAGAAATAACTGTAGGAATAACCAGCTCTCTACCagagaaaaaatgtaaaatgaatcaTAACGCTAATGATTCCAACAGTTCTCAACATAACCTGCAAGACTCAAGATTATTTCTTGAtcataaaaaaatagaaatggtaAGTCCTCTTCAACCAACTTCTGTGACAATAaataaggaaaaacaaccagTGAATCAGAATGTGAAAAGCAGTGGAAAAGCAAAGAGAGTTTCACAGCCACCTGTAAATGAAATAGATCTAGCCAATcagccagagaatgttgtgaagtccaaacgGGTAAGCATTCTTGAACTCTGTGAAGAAATTGCAGGTGAAATTGAGTCAGATACAGTAGAGGTGAAAAGAGATTCTCCCAACACTGAATAtagaaaaggagaagagaaacatGTAGACACACAGCTGTCACAGACTGTAATGCTTACTCAGAAGGAACCAAATCAGAGCATTCAGTGCAAGCGTTTTTTCCCCAGCAAAAAAGGAATACCTGTCAAATGTGTTCTGAATGGCAGAAATATGCCTGCAAACAAAAACTCTAAGTGGACCAAAATTAAACTAACGAAAGCTAATAATATACATCAAAATAAATTAAACCCAGCAAGTGTTCCAAAGCTGGATTTGTTAGAAACTAAAACTAAAGTTCCAGAGTCAAGTCAAGCAATGGGTGCAGAAATACAGCTTTCAAAGGCCCATGGTAAATTGTCTGTGACAAAGCCATGTGAGACTAAAAGTGCAACTCATGTACAGGAAAAATTGGGAGCAGTTTCTTCTGAAACGGTCAGAGCTAAAGATGTGACACCAGAAACAAAGCAATCCACAAAAAAAGTTGCTGAAAATGGTTTGTTGGATAATCGGACAAAACATGTTCCTGAGCCAACGCTAGATGAGgtaattctttttatttatggaATGTGGTGGGAGGATACTTTTCTAAATTTGTTCTAGTACCTAACAGTGCTATCTGTGCTCATGTAACTAGCTTTGTCAGTAACATTCTGTGCAACTAAAACATTTCAGTATAGGAACCATAATCTGCTTTTGAGTTGACTTGTGCTTCTCCTATAAATCAAATAGGAAAACAAATCTCTTGTGTATTACTAAGGGCATTCGTTTTATcaaataaaatttatttattaaaattctcCTCCAATAACTCGAGTGCATAGCACaacaaatcaaaatgtcatggcTGATTAATTAAAATACTCTATCTTGTGTTTGAAAGTGTACATTAAGGGAAATAGGAGAACAAAATACTACTTATGATCAGGTTTGTTTAAATGTAATGTTCTAAGAACATAGGAGTACATGTAATAACCATATTCTTTCCAAATAAGCATCCATATGCACTGAATATGTAATGTAACACAATTTTGCTACGGCAGATAGTGCCACAGATATACGTGGGGTTGCTTATCAGTTCACTAAGCAAAGTCTTaaagagaactggaaaaagtgcTAAACTGTCCTTGTAGGAACTCAATAATGGTTTTACTCATAAGATCATTAATTAATGAAATGGGGACAGAACTTGGAGAGAGATGGAGCAGTTTGACTTTGATCTATCATCTGTTCTGTTGTGTTGTTCAGAGTTTTAACTTGCATTTGGATACAAGTCCAGAAAGCACTCCAGTGAAAAGTACTACAGCAGCATCACCACCACCTAAGCAAgctaaaaaggagagagagagtgaatctCAAGGTAAAAAATCTCAACTGTAAATTCTGTGCAATCTGAGAGTCTGTTAAGGGTGGGGATGAAGGaatcctcttcttccttttcaaATGGAAAGGTTACAAAATTTATTGGTGTCAGCAGGGCATGAAAACTTACCTGGTAGTCGTAGAACTAAGCCTAATCAAGGTGAAAAATATGGTATCTGGCAACCATGCCCTCCAGAGCCACATCCCCAGTAacttaaaagaataaaagttATGTACTCAGTTTAAATGTAATACACCCACAGCACCTGTTGATACCTAACGTTTTTGGCTATATTAAATTATTACTGGTGGACTTAATCAAATATATTAGAATAGTATTTGGCCAGTTACAAGAACCAATTGAATACCAAAAAATATTAATCAGATATAATATATGATGATTGTCGGTAAAATCAGATGTTAATTGAGTACTAGTCCTACCAACTTGACTTATTTCATccttttgtttttaccttttccTTCCTGTCTTCACTCAACTTTTTCCAGTAACTGATCATGGCTTGTGAGTTATTATTGGTGTCTGTTttctcttccacccccacccccaatatatTCTCTACTTTCTTCTCCCTCCACAAACTCTCTCTACACTATTCTCCTTATTTATCTCATCACCCATTCTTTCTCTCCCACCTTCCTTCATCTGCACATCAACACACAGGACTTGGAATTTTTACCAGGTACCTAATAGTAAGGAGACTTATTCACCTGATTGTGGAATGATACAAAAAGTGGGGCAGTGCTCAGGTGAAAA is part of the Dermochelys coriacea isolate rDerCor1 chromosome 2, rDerCor1.pri.v4, whole genome shotgun sequence genome and encodes:
- the ESCO1 gene encoding N-acetyltransferase ESCO1 isoform X6 translates to MAAQKRKSAIAEPSAKRRKLDKNSKSSTKKEREVSATKHVLNKSKPNKSAVQKKAVLKISVKPNRSMVNKAINNCARRSSHSKLVQKHSKQSELQLKKRSSKTVSMKKSSLKSLSRVPTTKTPSRSSKINHTNFLKSTKTSSKRGPERKDRCALQTKVSVESKRQQQLKSTSDIKKNSLKPRSIRQSVLQSVKTLNETTLRNIHVDMKSVKGNSTESNSSTSTKVVKITDKNLGIQVQSPNKNLAKKSTSQDAEQQLIKSFSDNKREPELGMRMMTRSSGTNNKITVKDTQQQPKATKNKEVCQKKSAQDIPKPRCIITPDEQLTRRSHRLQQLSDMSARSLRNSEFKEGKASEVQQGTQTKGCIQGTRVETVKPLKQKTEQKNTKTKSNFISGDEEITVGITSSLPEKKCKMNHNANDSNSSQHNLQDSRLFLDHKKIEMVSPLQPTSVTINKEKQPVNQNVKSSGKAKRVSQPPVNEIDLANQPENVVKSKRVSILELCEEIAGEIESDTVEVKRDSPNTEYRKGEEKHVDTQLSQTVMLTQKEPNQSIQCKRFFPSKKGIPVKCVLNGRNMPANKNSKWTKIKLTKANNIHQNKLNPASVPKLDLLETKTKVPESSQAMGAEIQLSKAHGKLSVTKPCETKSATHVQEKLGAVSSETVRAKDVTPETKQSTKKVAENGLLDNRTKHVPEPTLDESFNLHLDTSPESTPVKSTTAASPPPKQAKKERESESQGSAPKQLVRTLFTNQTSETSEKRVPLPNHSLAPRCSSFLSSEQHIQKLREAGKDDKQLIIVELLNSQMEYRAEMHLFREEKLCTPSIKADFPLTYPTLSIGDMFSILEIAKIRFGSSGVVRMQDRKDLALFPVIFVECFTRHQIQRMKLNICSSTTNS
- the ESCO1 gene encoding N-acetyltransferase ESCO1 isoform X2 → MAAQKRKSAIAEPSAKRRKLDKNSKSSTKKEREVSATKHVLNKSKPNKSAVQKKAVLKISVKPNRSMVNKAINNCARRSSHSKLVQKHSKQSELQLKKRSSKTVSMKKSSLKSLSRVPTTKTPSRSSKINHTNFLKSTKTSSKRGPERKDRCALQTKVSVESKRQQQLKSTSDIKKNSLKPRSIRQSVLQSVKTLNETTLRNIHVDMKSVKGNSTESNSSTSTKVVKITDKNLGIQVQSPNKNLAKKSTSQDAEQQLIKSFSDNKREPELGMRMMTRSSGTNNKITVKDTQQQPKATKNKEVCQKKSAQDIPKPRCIITPDEQLTRRSHRLQQLSDMSARSLRNSEFKEGKASEVQQGTQTKGCIQGTRVETVKPLKQKTEQKNTKTKSNFISGDEEITVGITSSLPEKKCKMNHNANDSNSSQHNLQDSRLFLDHKKIEMVSPLQPTSVTINKEKQPVNQNVKSSGKAKRVSQPPVNEIDLANQPENVVKSKRVSILELCEEIAGEIESDTVEVKRDSPNTEYRKGEEKHVDTQLSQTVMLTQKEPNQSIQCKRFFPSKKGIPVKCVLNGRNMPANKNSKWTKIKLTKANNIHQNKLNPASVPKLDLLETKTKVPESSQAMGAEIQLSKAHGKLSVTKPCETKSATHVQEKLGAVSSETVRAKDVTPETKQSTKKVAENGLLDNRTKHVPEPTLDESFNLHLDTSPESTPVKSTTAASPPPKQAKKERESESQGSAPKQLVRTLFTNQTSETSEKRVPLPNHSLAPRCSSFLSSEQHIQKLREAGKDDKQLIIDAGQKRFGAISCNICGMLYTASNPEDETQHLLFHNQFISAVKYVGWKKERILAEYPDGKIIMVLPDDPKYALKKVEEIREMVDNDLGFQQAPLMCYSRTKTLLFISNDKKVTGCLIAEHIQSGYRVIEEKIPEISSENEKIIFERQKAWCCSTSPEPAICGISRIWVFSMMRRKKIASRMIESLRSNFIYGSYLRKEEIAFSDPTPDGKLFATRYCGTGQFLVYNFLNGQYHT
- the ESCO1 gene encoding N-acetyltransferase ESCO1 isoform X4; the encoded protein is MAAQKRKSAIAEPSAKRRKLDKNSKSSTKKEREVSATKHVLNKSKPNKSAVQKKAVLKISVKPNRSMVNKAINNCARRSSHSKLVQKHSKQSELQLKKRSSKTVSMKKSSLKSLSRVPTTKTPSRSSKINHTNFLKSTKTSSKRGPERKDRCALQTKVSVESKRQQQLKSTSDIKKNSLKPRSIRQSVLQSVKTLNETTLRNIHVDMKSVKGNSTESNSSTSTKVVKITDKNLGIQVQSPNKNLAKKSTSQDAEQQLIKSFSDNKREPELGMRMMTRSSGTNNKITVKDTQQQPKATKNKEVCQKKSAQDIPKPRCIITPDEQLTRRSHRLQQLSDMSARSLRNSEFKEGKASEVQQGTQTKGCIQGTRVETVKPLKQKTEQKNTKTKSNFISGDEEITVGITSSLPEKKCKMNHNANDSNSSQHNLQDSRLFLDHKKIEMVSPLQPTSVTINKEKQPVNQNVKSSGKAKRVSQPPVNEIDLANQPENVVKSKRVSILELCEEIAGEIESDTVEVKRDSPNTEYRKGEEKHVDTQLSQTVMLTQKEPNQSIQCKRFFPSKKGIPVKCVLNGRNMPANKNSKWTKIKLTKANNIHQNKLNPASVPKLDLLETKTKVPESSQAMGAEIQLSKAHGKLSVTKPCETKSATHVQEKLGAVSSETVRAKDVTPETKQSTKKVAENGLLDNRTKHVPEPTLDESFNLHLDTSPESTPVKSTTAASPPPKQAKKERESESQGSAPKQLVRTLFTNQTSETSEKRVPLPNHSLAPRCSSFLSSEQHIQKLREAGKDDKQLIIVELLNSQMEYRAEMHLFREEKLDAGQKRFGAISCNICGMLYTASNPEDETQHLLFHNQFISAVKYVGWKKERILAEYPDGKIIMVLPDDPKYALKKVEEIREMVDNDLGFQQAPLMCYSRTKTLLFISNDKKVTGCLIAEHIQSE
- the ESCO1 gene encoding N-acetyltransferase ESCO1 isoform X3, translating into MAAQKRKSAIAEPSAKRRKLDKNSKSSTKKEREVSATKHVLNKSKPNKSAVQKKAVLKISVKPNRSMVNKAINNCARRSSHSKLVQKHSKQSELQLKKRSSKTVSMKKSSLKSLSRVPTTKTPSRSSKINHTNFLKSTKTSSKRGPERKDRCALQTKVSVESKRQQQLKSTSDIKKNSLKPRSIRQSVLQSVKTLNETTLRNIHVDMKSVKGNSTESNSSTSTKVVKITDKNLGIQVQSPNKNLAKKSTSQDAEQQLIKSFSDNKREPELGMRMMTRSSGTNNKITVKDTQQQPKATKNKEVCQKKSAQDIPKPRCIITPDEQLTRRSHRLQQLSDMSARSLRNSEFKEGKASEVQQGTQTKGCIQGTRVETVKPLKQKTEQKNTKTKSNFISGDEEITVGITSSLPEKKCKMNHNANDSNSSQHNLQDSRLFLDHKKIEMVSPLQPTSVTINKEKQPVNQNVKSSGKAKRVSQPPVNEIDLANQPENVVKSKRVSILELCEEIAGEIESDTVEVKRDSPNTEYRKGEEKHVDTQLSQTVMLTQKEPNQSIQCKRFFPSKKGIPVKCVLNGRNMPANKNSKWTKIKLTKANNIHQNKLNPASVPKLDLLETKTKVPESSQAMGAEIQLSKAHGKLSVTKPCETKSATHVQEKLGAVSSETVRAKDVTPETKQSTKKVAENGLLDNRTKHVPEPTLDESFNLHLDTSPESTPVKSTTAASPPPKQAKKERESESQGSAPKQLVRTLFTNQTSETSEKRVPLPNHSLAPRCSSFLSSEQHIQKLREAGKDDKQLIIVELLNSQMEYRAEMHLFREEKLDAGQKRFGAISCNICGMLYTASNPEDETQHLLFHNQFISAVKYVGWKKERILAEYPDGKIIMVLPDDPKYALKKVEEIREMVDNDLGFQQAPLMCYSRTKTLLFISNDKKVTGCLIAEHIQSGYRVIEEKIPEISSENEKIIFERQKAWCCSTSPEPAICGISRIWVFSMMRRKKIASRMIESLRDPMSSNPSAVGSSV
- the ESCO1 gene encoding N-acetyltransferase ESCO1 isoform X5 yields the protein MAAQKRKSAIAEPSAKRRKLDKNSKSSTKKEREVSATKHVLNKSKPNKSAVQKKAVLKISVKPNRSMVNKAINNCARRSSHSKLVQKHSKQSELQLKKRSSKTVSMKKSSLKSLSRVPTTKTPSRSSKINHTNFLKSTKTSSKRGPERKDRCALQTKVSVESKRQQQLKSTSDIKKNSLKPRSIRQSVLQSVKTLNETTLRNIHVDMKSVKGNSTESNSSTSTKVVKITDKNLGIQVQSPNKNLAKKSTSQDAEQQLIKSFSDNKREPELGMRMMTRSSGTNNKITVKDTQQQPKATKNKEVCQKKSAQDIPKPRCIITPDEQLTRRSHRLQQLSDMSARSLRNSEFKEGKASEVQQGTQTKGCIQGTRVETVKPLKQKTEQKNTKTKSNFISGDEEITVGITSSLPEKKCKMNHNANDSNSSQHNLQDSRLFLDHKKIEMVSPLQPTSVTINKEKQPVNQNVKSSGKAKRVSQPPVNEIDLANQPENVVKSKRVSILELCEEIAGEIESDTVEVKRDSPNTEYRKGEEKHVDTQLSQTVMLTQKEPNQSIQCKRFFPSKKGIPVKCVLNGRNMPANKNSKWTKIKLTKANNIHQNKLNPASVPKLDLLETKTKVPESSQAMGAEIQLSKAHGKLSVTKPCETKSATHVQEKLGAVSSETVRAKDVTPETKQSTKKVAENGLLDNRTKHVPEPTLDESFNLHLDTSPESTPVKSTTAASPPPKQAKKERESESQGSAPKQLVRTLFTNQTSETSEKRVPLPNHSLAPRCSSFLSSEQHIQKLREAGKDDKQLIIDAGQKRFGAISCNICGMLYTASNPEDETQHLLFHNQFISAVKYVGWKKERILAEYPDGKIIMVLPDDPKYALKKVEEIREMVDNDLGFQQAPLMCYSRTKTLLFISNDKKVTGCLIAEHIQSE